A genomic stretch from Oncorhynchus tshawytscha isolate Ot180627B linkage group LG07, Otsh_v2.0, whole genome shotgun sequence includes:
- the LOC112255301 gene encoding myosin regulatory light chain 2, ventricular/cardiac muscle isoform-like: MDLLLFHLPPKVPKKAKKKSAEGANSNVFSIFEQSQIQEFKEAFTIMDQNRDGFIDKNDLSDTFAALGRLNVKQKEIDEMLKEASGPVNFTVFFTMFGEKLKGADPEETILNAFKVFDPEGKRVLRKDSVTEILTTQADRFSPEEMEQMFAAFPPDVAGNLDYKNLVHIIKHGEEKDQE, encoded by the exons ATGGATCTACTCCTTTTCCACCTCCCGCCGAaggtacccaagaaggcaaagaagaAGTCCGCAGAGGGAGCCAACTCTAATGTATTTTCTATATTTGAGCAGTCTCAAATCCAGGAGTTCAAGGAG GCATTCACCATCATGGACCAAAACCGAGATGGATTCATTGACAAAAACGACTTGAGCGACACCTTTGCTGCACTGG GCCGTCTCAACGTGAAGCAAAAGGAGATAGATGAGATGCTGAAAGAAGCGTCGGGCCCAGTCAACTTCACCGTCTTCTTCACCATGTTTGGAGAGAAGCTAAAAG GCGCTGATCCAGAGGAAACTATCCTCAACGCATTTAAAGTATTTGATCCTGAAGGAAAACGGGTCCTGAGGAAGGACTC TGTGACCGAGATACTGACGACACAAGCGGACAGATTTTCTCCTGAAGAG ATGGAGCAAATGTTTGCAGCCTTCCCACCAGACGTGGCAGGAAATCTAGACTACAAAAACCTTGTCCACATCATCAAACATGGAGAAGAGAAGGATCAGGAGTAA